The following are encoded together in the Syntrophorhabdaceae bacterium genome:
- a CDS encoding 2-hydroxyacyl-CoA dehydratase family protein, whose product MSEKLSSKALSKKITDEYMDEAFRAHELGKLVGYTTAISPVELFVAHDIVPIYPENHAVANLTAKKGAEICSITENLGYTSHLCAYARTDLGYRESGKTITKGIPEPDIFLACNAQCFTLTKWFQVLARRGDLPVFVFDTPEYVMDKTARQEIVKYCVLQLKEVIAWLEQITKKKFNYDRLQEVLYYSAKSSILYKKFLDMAQYKPSPISIFDALIGMAIAVYRRGTPECVEYYQTLCDEIEEKVAKGIGVVQNEKYRLYWENLPVWFKFSDHAKLLASYGAVILTSLYVHAWSLDFDLTKDPLETLAQNYVDRFSNSTIEDRAAMAMDLFKRYDMNGMIMFMNRSCKAVSFAVPTLKDILVKKTGIPALVFESDMGDQRFYSETQIRTRIEAYFETLDQLHRKTA is encoded by the coding sequence ATGAGCGAAAAATTAAGCTCAAAAGCACTTTCAAAGAAGATTACCGATGAATATATGGACGAGGCCTTCAGGGCCCATGAGCTGGGCAAGCTCGTGGGGTACACGACCGCCATATCCCCTGTGGAGCTTTTCGTTGCCCACGACATCGTTCCCATCTATCCGGAAAACCACGCGGTGGCGAACCTCACCGCCAAGAAAGGCGCGGAGATATGCTCCATTACGGAGAACCTCGGATATACGAGCCACCTGTGTGCGTACGCCCGGACCGACCTCGGCTACAGGGAGTCGGGCAAGACCATCACCAAGGGTATACCCGAGCCCGATATCTTCCTGGCCTGTAATGCCCAGTGTTTTACCCTCACCAAGTGGTTTCAGGTCCTCGCCCGCAGGGGAGACCTTCCCGTCTTCGTCTTTGACACGCCCGAATACGTGATGGATAAGACGGCAAGGCAGGAGATCGTCAAATATTGCGTGCTCCAGCTCAAGGAGGTTATTGCCTGGCTCGAGCAGATCACGAAGAAGAAATTCAATTACGACCGGTTGCAGGAGGTCCTCTACTATTCGGCCAAATCGAGCATTCTTTACAAGAAGTTTCTCGACATGGCCCAGTACAAGCCATCGCCCATCAGCATTTTCGATGCCCTCATAGGCATGGCTATTGCCGTCTACCGGAGAGGCACCCCCGAATGTGTCGAATACTACCAGACCCTCTGCGATGAGATCGAGGAGAAGGTCGCCAAAGGCATCGGGGTGGTGCAGAACGAAAAGTACCGGCTCTACTGGGAGAACCTTCCCGTATGGTTCAAGTTCAGCGACCATGCGAAACTCCTCGCTTCCTATGGAGCCGTAATCCTCACCTCCCTCTATGTCCATGCCTGGAGCCTCGATTTCGATCTTACAAAAGACCCTCTCGAGACCCTTGCACAGAATTATGTGGACCGCTTCTCCAACTCCACCATTGAAGACAGGGCGGCCATGGCCATGGACCTCTTCAAGCGCTATGATATGAACGGGATGATCATGTTCATGAACCGGAGCTGCAAGGCCGTTTCTTTCGCGGTCCCCACCCTCAAGGACATCCTGGTAAAAAAGACCGGCATCCCCGCATTGGTATTCGAAAGCGATATGGGGGACCAGCGTTTCTACTCGGAAACCCAGATCAGGACGAGAATCGAGGCTTATTTCGAGACCCTCGACCAGCTTCATCGGAAAACCGCGTGA
- a CDS encoding 2-hydroxyacyl-CoA dehydratase family protein: protein MWENLSLKEVTECAKDPYPSIRRWKEQTKKAVIGSTIADVPEEVIYAFGFLPVALLGTSKPLKKAPSLLPDNACSLARSNLELALSYEGDLFDGFVLPQVCDTTQHLSDIWRINFPGRYVECFLAPRQVDRPSAKYWVKEETERMINSLHTRFGKTVSDDDLRKSFALHNENKELLKDIYEVKRKYPASITNKEFFSLIKLSMQVDKAEFNETLKKVKDGLVKTEVEGYIDVILAGITCDPPEIFDLLDEIKLNVVADTLVTGSRYLQGTIGNGMSPIDALTERHFKRGFYSPIHDNVYKGFNELKALCDKYKPRAVVYIHIEFCESEEYDLPDLKSMMRKEGIPMHVLSTEFQTLSLSHVRTRLQAFFESLTGGSL, encoded by the coding sequence ATGTGGGAGAACCTGAGTCTCAAAGAAGTGACGGAATGCGCTAAAGACCCTTATCCCTCGATTCGCCGTTGGAAAGAGCAGACAAAAAAGGCAGTTATCGGAAGTACGATCGCCGACGTGCCCGAGGAGGTAATCTATGCCTTTGGATTTCTTCCCGTCGCGTTGCTGGGGACCAGCAAACCTCTGAAGAAAGCGCCCAGCCTCCTGCCCGACAATGCCTGCTCTCTCGCCCGGAGTAATCTGGAGCTTGCTCTCAGTTATGAAGGCGATCTCTTCGATGGATTCGTGCTCCCCCAGGTGTGCGACACCACGCAGCACTTATCCGACATTTGGAGGATAAACTTTCCGGGACGATATGTGGAGTGTTTCCTCGCCCCCCGTCAGGTCGATAGGCCCAGTGCGAAATATTGGGTCAAGGAAGAGACGGAGCGGATGATCAATTCCTTGCACACCCGGTTCGGCAAAACCGTGAGCGACGACGACCTCAGAAAGTCATTCGCCCTTCATAATGAAAACAAGGAGCTTCTGAAGGACATTTATGAGGTGAAAAGGAAATATCCCGCGTCCATCACGAACAAGGAGTTCTTCTCCCTTATCAAGCTTTCCATGCAGGTCGACAAGGCGGAATTCAACGAGACCCTGAAAAAAGTGAAGGACGGCCTCGTCAAAACAGAGGTGGAAGGTTACATAGATGTAATTCTGGCGGGGATCACCTGTGACCCTCCCGAGATATTCGATCTCCTGGACGAGATTAAGCTCAATGTGGTCGCCGACACGCTCGTCACGGGATCGCGGTACCTCCAGGGTACGATCGGCAACGGCATGAGCCCCATCGATGCCCTTACGGAGAGACACTTCAAAAGGGGCTTCTATTCTCCCATCCACGATAATGTCTATAAGGGTTTCAATGAGCTGAAGGCCCTTTGCGATAAATATAAACCGAGAGCGGTGGTCTATATCCATATCGAATTCTGTGAATCGGAGGAATACGACCTTCCGGATCTCAAGAGCATGATGAGGAAGGAGGGCATCCCCATGCACGTCCTCTCCACGGAGTTCCAGACCCTCTCACTTTCCCACGTGCGCACCCGGCTCCAGGCATTTTTTGAATCTCTTACAGGAGGCTCCTTATGA
- a CDS encoding (2Fe-2S)-binding protein, with amino-acid sequence MNLHCRVNEKEYDLEIKPHMTLLDLLREELGLTGAKEGCGEGECGACTVIMDGKAVNACIVLAAEAEGKEILTIEGLAREGTLHPIQEAFVEIGGLQCGFCTPGMVLSTKVLLDDNPNPTEEEIKKGLEGNFCRCTGYTKIIESVKVAADKVRG; translated from the coding sequence ATGAATTTACATTGTAGAGTAAATGAAAAAGAGTATGACCTTGAAATAAAGCCCCACATGACACTTCTCGATCTCCTGCGGGAAGAGCTCGGTCTCACCGGCGCAAAGGAAGGGTGCGGTGAAGGGGAATGCGGTGCCTGTACCGTCATCATGGACGGGAAAGCGGTAAATGCCTGCATTGTCCTCGCTGCCGAGGCAGAGGGAAAAGAGATCCTCACCATCGAAGGTCTCGCCCGTGAAGGAACACTCCACCCCATCCAGGAGGCCTTCGTCGAGATAGGCGGCCTCCAGTGCGGTTTCTGCACCCCCGGGATGGTCCTCTCCACCAAGGTGCTCCTCGACGATAACCCCAATCCCACGGAAGAGGAGATCAAGAAAGGTCTCGAGGGTAATTTCTGCCGCTGCACGGGGTACACCAAAATCATAGAGTCGGTGAAGGTCGCGGCCGACAAGGTCAGGGGGTGA
- a CDS encoding xanthine dehydrogenase family protein subunit M, whose product MKTFYRRLPKFEYLRPGSMEEALALISGKEGSVKLLAGGTDLIPQVKKREVPVPAFVLDMKSIPGLGNITHHHNGLSIGALATIQAVGADPVINERFAPLSQAALQMASPQVRNRGTIAGNICNAVPSADSAPALLALGAEVKLESRRGARRVPLDQFFTGPRTTVIKEDELLTEIIVPAQEPGSRGVYLKLSPRHSMDLAVVGVAVMGTMENGICKEVKIALGAVAPTPIRAPMAEALLRGNRPTPELIDEAARNALTQCNPIDDHRASREYRCDMVYAMTRRALTRIFGGTR is encoded by the coding sequence TTGAAAACATTCTACCGCAGGCTCCCGAAGTTCGAGTACCTTCGGCCCGGAAGCATGGAAGAGGCCCTTGCCCTGATCTCCGGGAAAGAGGGTTCTGTAAAGCTTCTCGCAGGAGGCACGGACCTTATCCCCCAAGTGAAAAAGCGAGAGGTCCCGGTTCCCGCCTTTGTCCTGGATATGAAAAGTATCCCCGGTCTCGGCAACATAACCCATCACCACAATGGCCTCTCCATAGGCGCCCTCGCCACGATCCAGGCGGTTGGTGCCGATCCTGTGATCAACGAAAGATTTGCCCCCCTCTCCCAGGCAGCCCTCCAGATGGCATCGCCCCAGGTGAGAAACAGGGGTACGATTGCAGGCAACATCTGTAACGCCGTTCCTTCCGCGGACAGCGCACCCGCCCTTCTCGCACTGGGCGCCGAAGTGAAACTCGAAAGCCGGCGCGGCGCCCGAAGAGTTCCCCTGGACCAGTTTTTCACAGGACCCCGCACCACGGTCATTAAGGAAGACGAGCTCTTAACGGAGATCATCGTCCCTGCCCAGGAGCCCGGCAGCCGGGGAGTCTACCTGAAGCTCTCGCCCCGCCATTCCATGGATTTGGCAGTGGTCGGCGTCGCGGTAATGGGGACCATGGAGAATGGCATCTGCAAAGAGGTAAAGATCGCCCTCGGCGCAGTCGCCCCGACTCCCATACGGGCCCCCATGGCGGAAGCGCTCCTCAGGGGCAACAGGCCGACCCCGGAGCTCATAGACGAGGCAGCGCGAAACGCTCTCACCCAGTGCAATCCCATAGACGATCACCGGGCCTCACGGGAATACCGGTGCGACATGGTCTACGCCATGACCCGGAGAGCCCTCACCCGGATATTCGGAGGTACGCGATGA
- the hrcA gene encoding heat-inducible transcriptional repressor HrcA — MEVLTDRERKVLELIMDSYINSAEAIGSTTLAKSMRNRLSSATIRNIMADLEEQGFLYKPHVVAGRIPTYKAFRYYVNTMLIFKNPGKKELQVLDSLLKPRYAQVEGVMGDTSKVLASISKFTSIVVEPRVNTMLFKEIEFVKLSKRTILIVFVTSAGIVHTRIVDADENLSMDLLNRMKRYMNERFSGVPFYTLKEGMLEDVEKDKENYRLLLSKIKDTLENIMEEEDQREVYIEGTSKMIDMPEFSDLARLKELFHTLEKKEKLLRLLDGCLKEEGIHVIMGTESDVKEMRDLSIITSTYRIGEKSYGVLGVIGPIRMDYSRIIPIVNYTAKTLTDILSTM; from the coding sequence ATGGAAGTCCTGACAGATAGAGAAAGAAAAGTTCTCGAGCTCATAATGGACAGCTATATCAACTCGGCGGAGGCCATCGGCTCCACTACGTTGGCGAAGAGCATGCGGAACCGGCTCAGCTCTGCGACCATACGGAATATTATGGCAGACCTGGAGGAGCAGGGGTTTCTCTATAAGCCACATGTGGTGGCGGGACGGATCCCTACGTACAAGGCTTTCCGGTATTACGTCAACACCATGCTTATTTTCAAGAACCCGGGAAAAAAGGAGCTCCAGGTCCTCGACAGCCTTCTCAAGCCACGGTATGCCCAGGTGGAAGGGGTCATGGGAGACACCTCGAAAGTGCTCGCGTCGATCTCGAAGTTTACCAGCATCGTGGTAGAGCCGCGGGTCAATACCATGCTTTTTAAAGAGATCGAATTCGTGAAGCTGTCGAAGCGGACGATCCTGATTGTGTTCGTCACTTCGGCCGGCATCGTCCACACCCGCATCGTGGACGCGGATGAAAACCTCAGCATGGACCTCCTCAACCGCATGAAGCGTTATATGAACGAGCGGTTCAGCGGCGTCCCCTTTTACACCCTCAAAGAGGGTATGCTCGAAGACGTGGAAAAGGACAAGGAGAATTACCGCCTGCTCCTCTCGAAGATCAAGGATACGCTCGAAAACATAATGGAAGAGGAAGACCAGCGGGAGGTCTATATCGAAGGCACATCGAAAATGATCGATATGCCCGAATTCTCCGACCTTGCGCGGCTGAAGGAGCTTTTCCATACCCTTGAAAAAAAAGAAAAACTTCTCCGCCTCCTGGACGGTTGTCTCAAAGAGGAGGGGATTCACGTGATCATGGGTACGGAAAGCGATGTGAAGGAGATGAGAGATTTGAGCATCATTACCTCCACCTATCGTATCGGCGAGAAAAGCTATGGGGTCCTCGGTGTAATTGGTCCCATAAGAATGGATTATTCGAGGATCATACCGATCGTGAACTATACTGCAAAAACGCTGACAGACATCCTGTCGACTATGTAA
- the grpE gene encoding nucleotide exchange factor GrpE: protein MEEREGEERQKEENSKNQEKREKGDAHEEHKKKNKKKDEQLEELLKEVEEKEATIKDLQAKILYLHAEFENFKKLKLKEKQETLKYGNEQLIFEMIPVLDNLEMAIEHASHSNDAKVIAEGVKLTANQFFKVLEKSGVEKIEAMGKKFDPNLHEALYQEEREDVDGDMVVSEVQKGYVLNGRVVRPSRVSVSKKPEIQ, encoded by the coding sequence ATGGAAGAGAGAGAGGGAGAAGAACGGCAGAAAGAGGAGAACTCGAAAAATCAGGAGAAACGCGAGAAGGGCGATGCTCACGAGGAGCATAAGAAGAAGAATAAGAAGAAGGATGAGCAGTTAGAAGAGCTTCTCAAAGAGGTCGAGGAGAAAGAGGCGACAATAAAGGATCTGCAGGCGAAGATTCTCTACCTCCACGCCGAGTTCGAAAATTTCAAAAAGCTCAAGTTGAAGGAAAAGCAGGAGACCCTGAAATACGGCAACGAGCAATTGATCTTCGAGATGATCCCCGTCCTCGACAATCTGGAGATGGCCATAGAGCATGCATCACACTCCAACGATGCCAAGGTTATCGCGGAAGGCGTGAAGCTCACGGCCAACCAGTTCTTTAAAGTCCTCGAAAAATCAGGTGTCGAAAAGATCGAGGCAATGGGCAAAAAATTCGACCCCAATCTTCACGAAGCACTGTACCAGGAGGAGCGGGAGGATGTGGATGGCGATATGGTGGTATCGGAAGTGCAGAAAGGATATGTGCTGAATGGCAGGGTCGTGCGGCCTTCACGCGTCTCCGTTTCAAAAAAACCGGAAATTCAATAG
- a CDS encoding xanthine dehydrogenase family protein molybdopterin-binding subunit yields MEEYSVIGKRVPRIDAKEKVMGEAKYAADYSLPGMLWAKVARSPYAHAKILNIDTSKAEKLPGVKAVITGKDFNGWTWGFMATTRDESPLAVDKVRYMYEGVAAVAAVDEETAEEACSLIKVDYEELPGVFDPEEAIKEGAPVIHAYRANNVSVEYHWDFGDVDKAFADSYIVREDRFETGKVVTGFLEPPASLAYYDPSGNITVWAAKQSPYFHYRHLAGCFGLPLSKIRIIQPFIGGGFGGTKNDSVAGDFCVVMLSKKTGRPVKYVYTMEEVLTTCRRRHNMIIYNKMGMTKDGILTAIESRVIGNGGGYTAIGPLTMFLTGYATTLPYKLPNYRYDAWRVFTNNPVSAAMRGHGFTHTRFACDIQMHMIAEELGIDPVEMRIRNAIDNPKPADGYSTINGIKFKTCGLMETIKAATEDPLWADRDKMVKQEGPVSYGVGITGTTYQGGARQLGHQSCGAIVRICEDGTINLITGATDCGQGSDTVLAMIAAEVLGAKYEDISFKRVDTAYTPVDPGSYGSRVTVFAGQAVERASRDAKRQLLEAAGKAWNVKPEEIDIREGFAFLKDKPEKRMSFEKLAKIASYEGAGAVILGTGYSSYGVEELDFSTGTGNGGTSFSFTTQTTRLGVDMETGKIDVTDFTIAHDAGVPLHPVSVEGQNEGGAVQGLSQAIYEGFIMENGRTHNSTFLDYKMPRSTDAPRIKVIDIITDDPDGPFGAKEASEGSHVSAPPSVVDALHDATGIWFKELPVTPEKIVKALKDAGKWMK; encoded by the coding sequence ATGGAAGAATATAGCGTTATTGGAAAACGGGTACCCCGCATCGACGCAAAAGAGAAGGTCATGGGCGAGGCGAAGTATGCCGCGGACTATTCACTGCCCGGCATGCTCTGGGCCAAGGTGGCGCGATCGCCCTATGCCCACGCAAAGATACTCAATATAGATACGAGTAAAGCGGAAAAACTCCCCGGCGTAAAAGCGGTCATAACGGGGAAGGACTTCAACGGCTGGACGTGGGGCTTTATGGCCACCACCCGGGACGAGTCGCCTCTGGCCGTCGATAAGGTACGGTACATGTATGAAGGGGTCGCCGCAGTTGCTGCCGTCGATGAAGAGACCGCTGAAGAGGCCTGCAGCCTTATCAAAGTCGATTATGAAGAGCTCCCCGGCGTCTTCGATCCCGAAGAGGCGATAAAAGAAGGGGCCCCGGTCATCCACGCCTACAGGGCGAACAACGTGAGCGTCGAGTACCACTGGGATTTCGGGGACGTGGACAAGGCCTTCGCCGACTCCTACATCGTCCGGGAAGACAGGTTCGAGACGGGAAAGGTGGTCACCGGATTTTTGGAGCCCCCCGCATCGCTCGCCTATTACGATCCCTCAGGTAATATCACGGTCTGGGCGGCGAAGCAGAGCCCTTATTTCCATTACCGGCACCTCGCAGGTTGTTTCGGTCTTCCCCTGTCGAAGATACGCATTATCCAGCCTTTCATCGGCGGAGGCTTCGGGGGTACGAAGAACGACTCCGTGGCGGGAGATTTCTGCGTGGTCATGCTCTCCAAGAAGACGGGCAGACCCGTGAAATACGTCTATACCATGGAGGAGGTGCTCACCACCTGCCGCAGGCGTCACAACATGATCATCTACAACAAAATGGGCATGACCAAAGACGGCATACTCACCGCGATCGAGAGCCGGGTGATCGGCAATGGCGGAGGCTATACGGCCATCGGTCCCCTGACCATGTTCCTCACGGGCTACGCCACGACGCTCCCCTACAAGCTCCCCAATTACCGCTACGATGCGTGGCGGGTATTCACGAATAACCCCGTCTCCGCCGCCATGAGGGGCCACGGCTTCACCCACACGAGGTTCGCCTGCGATATCCAGATGCACATGATCGCCGAGGAGCTGGGCATCGACCCTGTGGAGATGAGGATACGGAATGCCATCGACAACCCGAAGCCCGCAGACGGCTACAGCACCATAAACGGCATTAAATTCAAGACCTGCGGTCTCATGGAGACCATAAAGGCGGCAACGGAGGATCCCCTCTGGGCTGACAGGGATAAAATGGTTAAGCAGGAAGGGCCGGTCTCCTATGGAGTCGGCATCACGGGCACCACGTACCAGGGAGGGGCGCGCCAGCTCGGGCACCAGTCCTGCGGCGCAATCGTAAGGATCTGTGAGGACGGGACGATAAACCTCATCACAGGCGCCACGGACTGCGGCCAGGGTTCGGATACGGTTCTCGCCATGATCGCCGCGGAAGTACTCGGCGCAAAGTATGAGGACATCTCCTTCAAGAGGGTCGACACGGCGTACACCCCGGTGGACCCGGGAAGCTACGGGAGCAGGGTCACGGTGTTCGCGGGCCAGGCAGTGGAGCGGGCATCGCGGGACGCAAAGAGGCAGCTCCTTGAGGCAGCGGGTAAGGCGTGGAACGTGAAGCCGGAGGAGATCGACATCAGGGAAGGGTTCGCATTCCTCAAAGATAAACCCGAGAAAAGAATGTCTTTCGAAAAACTCGCAAAGATCGCGAGCTATGAAGGGGCGGGAGCGGTTATCCTCGGTACGGGCTATTCCTCCTACGGGGTAGAGGAGCTCGACTTCAGTACAGGCACGGGGAATGGGGGGACCTCCTTCAGCTTCACCACCCAGACCACGCGTCTCGGGGTAGACATGGAGACAGGGAAGATCGACGTCACCGATTTCACCATCGCCCACGATGCGGGCGTGCCCCTCCACCCGGTGAGCGTGGAAGGCCAGAACGAAGGCGGCGCGGTGCAGGGCCTCAGCCAGGCGATCTACGAGGGCTTCATCATGGAAAACGGCAGGACTCACAACAGCACCTTCCTCGACTATAAAATGCCCCGGTCGACGGACGCGCCCAGGATCAAGGTGATAGACATCATCACCGATGACCCCGACGGTCCCTTCGGTGCAAAGGAAGCCTCGGAAGGCAGCCACGTAAGCGCACCTCCCTCGGTGGTGGACGCCCTCCACGACGCGACCGGCATTTGGTTCAAGGAGCTTCCCGTCACACCGGAGAAGATAGTGAAGGCGTTGAAAGATGCGGGGAAGTGGATGAAATAG
- the dnaJ gene encoding molecular chaperone DnaJ, whose product MRRDYHSILNVSRDATNEEIKKAYRKLALQFHPDRNPGNKEAEEKFKEISEAYAILSDHEKRTKYERYGEEGSVFDFGFQGNFDNIFNDLFSDFFGGQRQRETKGDDLRYNLDIEFEEAVFGVEKELELPREERCPTCHGSRTEPGHQPVTCRHCGGRGQVRDTHGFFTINRTCEMCGGEGQVIRHPCKACNGRGVVRGSKKLNIKIPPGVDTGARLKVRGEGMKRPGDTIPGDLYIVINVKEHAVFERQGDNIIVQVDVTFPLLALGGRIKIPTLDGDADIDVPAGTQPGKIFRLKNLGVAKTNAYGRGDELVYLNIVIPSTLTEKQRELMEELATEFGAYTGATRKGFKEKFKNLFDR is encoded by the coding sequence ATGAGAAGAGATTATCATTCAATACTTAACGTGTCGCGGGATGCGACTAACGAGGAGATCAAGAAGGCGTACCGGAAGCTCGCCCTCCAGTTTCATCCCGACAGGAATCCCGGAAACAAGGAAGCAGAAGAGAAGTTCAAAGAGATCAGTGAAGCCTATGCGATCCTGAGCGATCATGAAAAGAGGACCAAGTACGAACGGTACGGCGAAGAAGGATCGGTTTTCGATTTCGGATTTCAGGGAAATTTCGATAACATCTTCAACGACCTTTTCAGCGATTTCTTCGGCGGTCAAAGGCAGAGGGAGACCAAGGGCGATGACCTGAGGTATAACCTCGATATAGAATTCGAAGAAGCCGTCTTCGGCGTGGAGAAGGAACTCGAGCTGCCGAGGGAGGAGAGATGTCCCACCTGTCACGGGTCCAGGACGGAGCCGGGCCATCAGCCCGTCACATGCCGTCATTGCGGCGGCCGCGGCCAGGTGAGGGATACCCACGGCTTTTTCACCATCAACCGGACCTGCGAAATGTGCGGCGGCGAAGGACAGGTGATAAGACATCCCTGCAAAGCCTGTAACGGCCGGGGTGTCGTGCGGGGCTCAAAAAAACTGAACATCAAGATCCCTCCCGGCGTTGATACGGGCGCTCGCCTGAAGGTGCGGGGAGAAGGGATGAAGAGGCCCGGAGACACGATCCCCGGCGACCTCTATATAGTGATCAATGTAAAAGAGCATGCCGTCTTCGAGCGGCAGGGTGATAATATCATCGTCCAGGTGGACGTGACGTTTCCCCTTCTCGCCCTCGGGGGCAGGATAAAAATCCCGACCCTCGATGGAGATGCGGACATAGATGTCCCGGCAGGCACCCAACCGGGAAAAATATTCAGGCTCAAGAACCTTGGCGTCGCGAAAACGAACGCCTATGGCAGGGGCGATGAGCTCGTCTATCTGAATATCGTCATACCTTCAACCCTCACCGAGAAACAGCGGGAGTTGATGGAAGAGCTTGCAACGGAGTTCGGGGCTTATACGGGGGCTACACGGAAGGGGTTTAAGGAGAAGTTCAAAAACCTCTTCGACCGCTAA
- the greA gene encoding transcription elongation factor GreA — protein sequence MKIPITREGYENLKKDHEFLLNNKRPKILKAIEEARAHGDLSENAEYDAAREEYQFLQKKVAEIEEMIKNSEIVDVKQGDGESVEFGCHVALKNLDTEEEVIYRIVGPYESDIQKGMISMASPLGRALMGKSVGDEVNFSAPGGQRTYEIVNIT from the coding sequence ATGAAAATTCCTATCACGAGAGAAGGATACGAAAACCTCAAGAAAGATCACGAGTTCCTGCTGAACAACAAGCGGCCGAAAATCCTGAAAGCCATCGAAGAGGCGAGAGCCCACGGCGACCTTTCGGAGAATGCCGAATATGACGCGGCAAGGGAGGAATACCAGTTCCTCCAGAAGAAAGTTGCGGAAATCGAAGAGATGATCAAGAATTCCGAAATAGTGGACGTGAAGCAGGGGGACGGGGAATCGGTCGAGTTCGGATGTCACGTGGCGCTCAAAAACCTCGATACCGAGGAGGAAGTGATCTACCGGATCGTCGGACCCTATGAGTCGGACATACAAAAAGGGATGATCTCCATGGCCTCGCCGCTGGGGCGGGCGCTCATGGGCAAATCAGTGGGCGATGAAGTGAATTTCTCCGCTCCGGGCGGACAAAGAACCTACGAAATAGTCAATATCACGTAG